The DNA window TTGTTAGCACTACTTACTAAAACAACATGGCTACGAAGCTTCTTCTTGTTTTGTTTCTGAGTGCCCTAGTTTTCTGCGCCACCAATGCTCGCATGCTTGCCGATGAATCCGAGGGTTCTTACAATGATGAGAAGTTCGGCGGCGGCCGATACGGCAGAGGCGGTGGTTATGGCGGAGGTGGAGGCTCGGGTGGCGGGTTTGGCGGAGGTTCGGGTGGAGGGGGAGGCCTTGGCGGAGGTGGAGGCTCGGGTGGAGGATTTGGTGGAGGCTCGGGAGGAGGAGGCGGTCTTGGCGGAGGTGGAGGCTCGGGTGGTGGATTTGGCGGAGGTTCGGGTGGAGGAGGCGGTCTTGGAGGGGGTGGAGGCTCGGGTGGCGGGTTTGGCGGAGGTTCGGGTGGAGGAGGTGGTCTTGGAGGGGGTGGAGGTTCGGGTGGTGGATTTGGTGGAGGCTCGGGTGGCGGCtttggtggaggaggaggcTCAGGTGGTGGTTTTGGTGGAGGTTCGGGTGGAGGAGGCGGTcttggcggcggcggtggctcTGGCGGCGGTTTTGGTGGAGGTTCAGGCGGAGGAGGTGGATTTCCATGAAAAGCTACGTCGACCAGCATTCCACTTAATTACTAAATCATACTACTATCCAATAAATACTTATAAAAGTTTGGTGAGGAAATATTGTGATGCTTTTGTACGTAGTTGCATGCCCATGAGGAAGTGCTATAAGAAATAGACcatgttttaaaaatacaacCGGTGAGTGTACCGGTAAAGCAACTAGTTCATGGTTCAACCGGTTGAATTGCTGGTCAAATCATTTTACTATTGcaaattatgtaattgtatgtTGAACCACTGGTCGAATGTTTTACTTACAAATGTTTTTAATTGAATGTAATAAATACATCAAATATAGTATTAGGTTTAGTAAgtgataaaaatataattaagaatatattaaaaaaacattaaagccctatatataattacataaaaatacATGTTCATATCAATGGTTAGTGTATAGTataaattaaatacttcatatactataaaaatattatatgtataatgaattatgttaaaaatattaaacCTTATGTGTAATGAATTTATATATATTGAGGTGTCTATATCTTGAGTAGATGTCTTGTTTCAATTTCTACTAGTAatgaatttttacaaaaatattttaaaaacgaGTTTTCGATCCAACTAgttggtttgaactttgaaCGGCCAATGACGGTTTAACATGCTGGTTGTTTTA is part of the Salvia splendens isolate huo1 chromosome 6, SspV2, whole genome shotgun sequence genome and encodes:
- the LOC121806351 gene encoding leucine-rich repeat extensin-like protein 3; the encoded protein is MLVDVAFHGNPPPPPEPPPKPPPEPPPPPRPPPPPEPPPKPPPEPPPPPKPPPEPPPNPPPEPPPPPRPPPPPEPPPNPPPEPPPPPRPPPPPEPPPNPPPEPPPPPRPPPPPEPPPNPPPEPPPPPRPPPPPEPPPNPPPEPPPPP